One genomic window of Methanosalsum zhilinae DSM 4017 includes the following:
- a CDS encoding coiled-coil domain-containing protein: MKFLEKIFGRKKEEPETLYLELEKLPEWIKNESEKEIDELRPSIQDIYKEINDVLEELKHDKEYLMEAEPVETADKRMEKVGDSNRDNIIDNLDMLMEKISIPDDFSLQGSYKFYVDSRSDMNTFLDNARKSMIYAKALYPEEYRKIDTDLERLNELLSDLFKTIKEPKNKLDSSEDIIANIENIHNLWNEIDTSRNNIQKLKDKYSSLNKGMEETESQLDRLKSSQEYAKAKEIENEIQNTRIQINDMESEIKRMFTPLSKALSRMKKQDENKMYKLSPQLRKMLDMIMDNPSSAIDYDLSPVYDEVLLRIENDSLGLKDKKKEKTLEQVQKLKNSSEPQRLYEIKNQHNIHLNQLMEKLDQISVYNKKESLEKEIFRKKSMLESIQKELDTEKKHLDNLEVKLEDEKSELNSNMRTVFGQDIIINY; encoded by the coding sequence ATGAAGTTTCTTGAAAAAATCTTTGGCAGAAAAAAAGAAGAGCCTGAAACACTATATCTGGAACTCGAAAAGCTTCCAGAATGGATCAAAAATGAATCTGAGAAGGAAATTGATGAGCTCAGGCCTTCGATACAGGATATATATAAGGAAATAAATGATGTGCTTGAAGAGCTCAAGCATGATAAAGAATACCTGATGGAAGCAGAGCCCGTTGAAACTGCAGATAAAAGAATGGAAAAGGTGGGGGATTCAAACAGGGACAACATCATAGACAATCTGGATATGCTTATGGAAAAGATCTCGATCCCGGATGATTTTTCTCTTCAGGGATCATACAAATTTTATGTAGATTCCAGATCTGATATGAACACATTTCTGGATAATGCCCGAAAAAGCATGATCTATGCAAAAGCTCTTTACCCTGAAGAATATCGAAAAATAGACACTGATCTTGAAAGGTTAAATGAACTTTTAAGTGACCTTTTTAAAACAATAAAAGAACCAAAAAATAAACTGGATTCCTCAGAGGACATAATTGCAAACATAGAAAATATTCACAATTTATGGAACGAAATAGATACATCCAGAAATAACATACAAAAATTAAAAGATAAATATTCTTCATTGAACAAAGGTATGGAAGAAACAGAGTCACAATTGGATAGGTTGAAAAGCAGTCAGGAATATGCGAAAGCAAAAGAAATTGAAAATGAAATTCAGAATACCAGAATTCAGATCAATGATATGGAATCCGAAATAAAAAGAATGTTTACACCATTATCCAAAGCATTATCCAGGATGAAAAAACAGGACGAAAACAAAATGTATAAGTTATCTCCCCAGTTGCGCAAAATGCTTGATATGATAATGGATAATCCCTCCAGTGCAATTGATTATGATTTAAGTCCTGTTTATGATGAAGTGTTGCTAAGAATTGAAAACGATTCTCTTGGCTTAAAAGATAAAAAGAAAGAAAAGACACTCGAACAGGTTCAAAAGCTTAAAAATTCGTCCGAACCTCAGAGATTATATGAGATAAAAAATCAGCATAATATTCATCTGAATCAATTAATGGAAAAGCTTGATCAGATAAGTGTATATAACAAAAAAGAATCACTTGAAAAAGAGATATTCCGAAAAAAGAGCATGCTTGAATCAATACAGAAAGAACTGGATACTGAAAAGAAACATCTTGACAATCTGGAAGTAAAACTTGAGGATGAAAAATCTGAACTTAATTCAAACATGAGAACTGTTTTTGGTCAGGATATAATAATAAATTATTAA